In Planctomycetota bacterium, the genomic window GCATCGACAATATTCGCGCAATACCATCCGTGCTCATTTACGATTGATTCGATTTCGTCTTCCATCAAGTCCAAGCCCGAACGTCTGGCGTCACTGGGCGGCGCCCAGTGACCTGTGATTTCGGAAGACGCAATAACCGCCGCTCCAGTGCACGCCGTTGTTCTGTGCTATCCTCCCACAAACCTTACTTCATGCTCGACCACCAATTGACCAGGAGAGCGACGGTAAAGCAACCCACAAGGAGCGAACCGACCATTGGCGTGCGGCGCCTGGGACCAACATTGCAGTGCGCCATGACCGGCTTCCATAACAGTATCATCAACGCCACTCCGGCCAAGGCAAGACTCTTGGTCACACTTGTGAAAAGCTGAGCGGGCTCGTGGCGGACAGGGAATCGCCAGCTCATCGATTCGGCGGCCACAACAACCAACACCTCGCAAGCGAGATACCAAGACCAATGGATCGTAGCGAACCACCATCCGACGCGCAGACGACATGTCAGCAACAGGCCACCGATGAGCGCGGTCACTCCATATATTGCGTCCTTCAGAAAAATGGCCCTGTAGAAGTGGCTCGCTAGCGCGACTCCAGAGAACAGTAAGCGAGCCCACTCAAACGCCATGAATACGCCGCGCACGAGAAGGACGATCACGAGCAGTGCAAGCACCACGCCGTGGAACCCAGAGAGCACGCGAGCACGCGAGTTGGTATCACAGCGGGGCGGTTCATACGGATTCGTATGCGGTTTATCGCTCAAAAGTGGACATTCCCGATTTGAGGCACAGAACTTGTATTTATACGGTCCGTATAAGCACCCGGACTTGCGAGTTAGCGCACCCGAGCGTTGAACCCTAATCCTCGCCAAGACCCTGACGTGTCGTCACTTACGCACTGACAAGCCCCCTTTCCGCCGGGTGCTTAACAGGCGCCGCCTGCAGTATATCGCACCTCCCGTCCGGGCGGCAATTGCTCGGTCGTGGGCGGTGTGGGGAGCCGTCTTCGGGCAAGTCGCCCTCGTCCCGGCTCCCACGCGAGCAGCCGGGGTGTGCCCGATGGCTTGCTGAATAGTTCCCGTCAACTGCGGCCCACTTCCCGGCTCGGCTTCCCGCGGGGGCTGGCCGGGGCGAGTCGATCAGCCGGGCTGCGGACTCCCCGCCCGCCGGTGTTGAGCACGTGCGTATAGATCATCGTCGTCTTCACGTCATTGTGGCCGAGCAATTCCTGGACCGTGCGGATGTCGTACCCATCGAGCAGCAGATGCGTCGCGAAGGAATGGCGCAGTGTATGGCAGGTGGCCCGCTTCGCGATCCCCGCCGCCACCACGGCCTGATGCATGCTCCGTTGGATAAGCGATTCATGGATGTGGTGCCGGAAGATGCCCCCGGACTCACGATCGCGGTAGCAGCGCGCCGCCGGAAACACCCACTGCCAGGACCAGGTTCTACCGGCGAGAGGGTATTTCCTGTCGAGCGCCCCTGGCAGACGCACGCGGCCCTTCCCTTGCTTGTCCTCTTCGGCGTGATGCCGCCGCCAAGAGCCCAGATGCCGCGAGAGTGGCTCGACGAGCCCCGCAGGCAGGACGGTGATCCGATCCTTGTTTCCCTTCGCCTCACGGATCGTCAACTCACGTCGCTCGCAATCGACATCCTTGACGCGGAGCCGCAGCGCCTCCATCAAGCGCAGCCCGGCCCCGTACAGCAACATCGCCACCATCCAAGACTCCCCTCGGAGGTGCTTCATCACCCGCTCGACCTCCTCGGGCGTGAGTACGTCTGGCAGTCGGCGCGGCCTTCGCGCCCGCACCACGTCGTCTATCCGGCCCAGCGGCTTTCCCAGGACGGCGTCGTGAAGAAAGAGGATCGCCGCGAGAGCCTGGTTCTGCGTGGAGGCGGATACATGTCCGCGGACCGCCAGATCGGTGAGGAAGGCGTTCACCTCCGCCGCGCCCATCTCCAGCGGATGCCGCTTGTCATGATGGAGGATGTACCGCCGCACCCAGTGCGAATAGACACGCTCCGTGCTCCGCGCCAGATGCCGGACTCGGGCAGCATCGCGCAATCGATCGAGCAATCGCGGCTGCCGTCCCTGCGGACCGGGACTGCTCGCGACTGGGTCGCCGGCAGTGTGAAAACCGGAAGTGGGAGTAGACATCGCCAGTCCTCCAAGACCCCACAAGGAAGTGTACGCACCTACATCCTTTACGCAACCCTTCGCTCCGCTGGCTCACGCCCTCGTCCCACGGGCGCGGCAGCGGTCACTGCAGTAGCGCACCTCGTCCCAGCACGCGGCCCACTTGCGGCGCCACTGGAAGGGACGGCCGCACGCGACGCAGATCTTCTCGGGCCGCGGTGCCCCGCGGGCGCGGTCGCCGTCGCGGCGGCCGGCCGCGCCGCTCCCACCGCACCCCCGGCTCATGCCGGTGAACCGGCCGGCGCCGGAGCCAGTGCCGGCCGCGGCGGACCGCGATCCCCCACGATCGCCCGCACCGCCTCGACGAGCATCACCGCCGCGAGGACGAGCAGCACGAGCCCCGCCCAGGCCACCGGATCGGTCGGCACGGGGACATCGTCGGCCTTGCGGAAGGCCTCCTGAAACTTCGGCAGCGTCATCGTCGCCAGCGCCCAGGTGCTCATCACGTACATGAACAGCGTCGGCAGGCCCGTCACCGCCCAGACCCACGCCTCGCGCCGCGTCCGCCACAGCCAGACCGTGATCCCCAGGAGCGTGAGCGCCGCCAGGAGCTGGTTGCTCGCGCCGAACAGGCCCCAGAACGTCTTCCAGGCTGGCACCGCCTTGCCGTCGGCGTCGAGCTGCGGCCGGAGGAGGAAAAACAGCGGCACCCCGGCGGTGAGCCCGGTACCGAGCCACGCCCCTGCGCGGCCGGAGAGCCCGGTGAGCTCCTGGATGATGTAGCGCCCCAGCCGCGTGCAGACGTCGAGCGTGTCGTAGACGAACGTCGTGAACGCCATCAGCGCGAAGCTCACGCCGAGCGCTGGTGCGATCCCGAGGATCTCGAGGAACCGCCCCATCCCGAGGGCGTAGATGAAATTCGGCGGCTGCGCGGCCCGCGTGTCGCCGGCGGGGAGCACCATCACGCAGGCGAGGCTCACGATCGCCACCATCGCCTCGAGAAGCATCGTGCCGTAGCCGATCGGCCGGGCATCGGTTTCGCGGCGCAGCTGCTTGCTCGTCGTTCCCGAGGCGATCAGGGAGTGGAATCCGGAACAGGCGCCGCAGGCGATCGTGATGAACAGCATCGGCACGACCGGCCCCGCCTTCGTCGA contains:
- a CDS encoding integron integrase, with the protein product MSTPTSGFHTAGDPVASSPGPQGRQPRLLDRLRDAARVRHLARSTERVYSHWVRRYILHHDKRHPLEMGAAEVNAFLTDLAVRGHVSASTQNQALAAILFLHDAVLGKPLGRIDDVVRARRPRRLPDVLTPEEVERVMKHLRGESWMVAMLLYGAGLRLMEALRLRVKDVDCERRELTIREAKGNKDRITVLPAGLVEPLSRHLGSWRRHHAEEDKQGKGRVRLPGALDRKYPLAGRTWSWQWVFPAARCYRDRESGGIFRHHIHESLIQRSMHQAVVAAGIAKRATCHTLRHSFATHLLLDGYDIRTVQELLGHNDVKTTMIYTHVLNTGGRGVRSPADRLAPASPRGKPSREVGRS
- a CDS encoding DUF2256 domain-containing protein codes for the protein MSRGCGGSGAAGRRDGDRARGAPRPEKICVACGRPFQWRRKWAACWDEVRYCSDRCRARGTRA